A stretch of the Oenococcus sp. UCMA 16435 genome encodes the following:
- a CDS encoding DUF805 domain-containing protein, with protein sequence MLNAYKKYWKNYFNFKDSSSRSDYWWLILANVIIFTILLIFSIIAVIAVFPSFLEAISGSGTASKSSSNSSAIWIFGSLLIAVILFAFANIIPMISLGVRRVRDTGLSPWWYLISILATILYYLEQSTKQSWLSGLSIILQIIMLVIFLFPTKYFHKNK encoded by the coding sequence ATGTTAAACGCTTATAAGAAATACTGGAAGAATTATTTTAACTTTAAAGATAGTAGCAGCCGTTCTGATTATTGGTGGCTAATCTTGGCTAACGTGATCATTTTTACAATTTTACTTATTTTTTCAATCATAGCTGTTATTGCTGTTTTCCCAAGCTTCTTGGAAGCAATTAGCGGAAGCGGCACTGCCAGTAAAAGTTCCTCTAATTCTTCTGCTATTTGGATTTTTGGATCTTTATTAATTGCCGTTATTTTATTTGCTTTTGCCAATATCATTCCCATGATTTCACTCGGAGTTCGTCGGGTTAGGGACACCGGTCTTAGTCCTTGGTGGTATTTGATCAGTATCTTAGCAACAATTCTTTATTATCTTGAACAGAGTACAAAACAAAGCTGGCTCTCTGGACTGTCGATTATTCTGCAAATTATTATGTTGGTTATTTTTCTGTTTCCTACTAAATATTTTCATAAGAACAAGTAG
- a CDS encoding hemolysin D, with product MSTKQNKFKKTHILVAAVLLLAVLISLIGGAFISGAFKVKTTETKDSNHNYRFLTLSNDSLSLTGKIVASQSQTLDRPNGRLIALKVKTGDTVTKNQLLMTTYDGSYHNVYAPYNGSVVVKDSEGNANIEIYSDQLLLSASVSEYDYSKVQVGQSVQVASIANGHEQTTQISSLAKDPQVSSLSTTAKYALSANLDRGFIDGQSVKITVLSSQFKIPTGSVKKNTVYLLKNGRAVKQRIKANKESSYYLVTSGLKTGDRLILNPDKRLKNGCKVNE from the coding sequence ATGTCAACGAAGCAAAATAAGTTTAAAAAAACGCATATCCTTGTAGCTGCTGTCCTATTATTAGCAGTTTTAATCTCTTTGATTGGGGGAGCTTTTATTAGTGGGGCTTTTAAAGTAAAGACCACTGAAACTAAAGATAGTAATCATAATTATCGGTTTTTGACTTTGTCTAATGATTCTTTATCATTAACCGGCAAAATCGTTGCAAGCCAATCGCAAACACTTGATCGACCGAATGGACGTTTAATTGCCTTAAAGGTCAAAACTGGTGATACCGTCACTAAAAATCAGCTTTTAATGACGACTTACGATGGTAGTTATCATAATGTCTATGCGCCTTATAACGGTAGTGTCGTTGTAAAAGACAGTGAAGGTAACGCTAATATCGAAATTTATTCTGATCAATTGTTGTTATCGGCAAGTGTCTCTGAATATGACTATAGCAAGGTTCAAGTGGGGCAAAGCGTTCAAGTTGCTTCCATTGCAAATGGCCATGAGCAGACGACGCAAATTTCCAGTTTGGCAAAAGACCCTCAGGTTTCTTCTCTTTCAACGACTGCTAAATATGCTTTATCGGCTAATTTGGATCGGGGATTTATTGATGGCCAATCAGTTAAAATCACTGTTTTAAGCAGTCAGTTTAAAATACCTACCGGCAGCGTTAAAAAGAATACTGTCTACTTGCTTAAAAATGGCAGAGCAGTTAAACAAAGGATTAAAGCCAATAAGGAAAGCAGTTATTATTTGGTGACCAGCGGTCTTAAGACTGGTGACCGATTAATCCTTAATCCTGATAAGCGATTAAAAAATGGTTGCAAGGTGAATGAATAA
- a CDS encoding ABC transporter ATP-binding protein yields the protein MICLSNINKYYHQGKNAYHALKNIDLVVRAGEFVAIMGQSGSGKSTLINIIGFLDDHFDGDYTFEKKNIAKMSRQDCAHYRNRNVGFVFQNFKLINNLTVKENIAIPLLYAGQSFSQTEVKIEQALDQVGLRGYQNQYPLNLSGGQQQRVSIARALINKPKFLIADEPTGALDSQTSKEIISLFTQLNLKSSMTIIMVTHDLAVAQKSQRIIRIMDGTIASDQETSYESR from the coding sequence ATGATTTGCCTGTCGAATATTAACAAATATTATCATCAGGGGAAGAACGCTTATCACGCTTTAAAGAATATTGATCTAGTAGTTCGTGCAGGTGAATTTGTCGCTATTATGGGTCAATCGGGTTCCGGTAAATCAACTTTGATTAACATTATCGGTTTTTTGGATGACCATTTCGATGGTGACTATACTTTTGAAAAGAAAAATATTGCTAAAATGTCTCGCCAAGATTGTGCCCACTATCGCAATAGAAATGTTGGTTTTGTTTTTCAAAATTTTAAATTAATTAATAATTTAACAGTTAAAGAAAATATTGCCATTCCTTTGCTTTATGCAGGTCAAAGCTTTAGTCAAACTGAAGTCAAAATTGAACAGGCTTTGGATCAAGTTGGCTTGCGCGGCTATCAAAATCAGTATCCCTTAAACCTTTCTGGTGGCCAGCAGCAACGAGTTTCGATCGCCCGCGCTTTGATCAATAAACCAAAATTTTTAATTGCCGATGAACCTACCGGTGCTTTGGACAGCCAGACTTCAAAAGAAATTATTAGCTTGTTTACTCAACTGAATTTAAAAAGCAGTATGACAATTATTATGGTTACTCATGATTTAGCAGTAGCCCAAAAAAGTCAACGAATTATTCGCATTATGGATGGCACGATTGCCTCCGATCAGGAGACTAGTTATGAGAGCCGGTGA
- a CDS encoding FtsX-like permease family protein, with the protein MLGIIIGITSVITIISLGNGVKKATLKNLQATKTGKQTVTIDYYANDSNDYQAGFDQADLTLLKSKNDLGVSNVKIQRVTKEFQITAVIFDTNKNLTATAVKDRPGVRLIAGKNISSYDNSVQNQRLLISKQTALKNFKSIKGALGASILINGLSYTVVGIYANNSESPYDTNLILPQATYFQRQANDQGNSVQITFSKGSKISKNTARLVTLLKEKGSHRIKGEYSFTDMGELLSGIGKVISALTYFVSAIAGISLFIAGIGVMNMMYISVSERTQEIGIRLAVGASPRDIMNQFLLEAVLLTTFGGLIGFGLGAGSAWLFSLLLPFKAVTTFGSFVLAFSVSTIVGIIFGILPAKQAANKNLIDILK; encoded by the coding sequence ATGTTGGGTATTATCATTGGTATCACTTCCGTGATCACGATTATTTCTTTGGGAAACGGTGTTAAAAAGGCTACTTTAAAAAATCTTCAAGCCACAAAAACAGGCAAACAAACTGTAACAATCGATTACTATGCAAATGATAGCAATGATTATCAGGCTGGTTTTGACCAAGCAGATCTTACTTTGTTAAAAAGCAAAAATGATTTAGGCGTGAGCAATGTAAAAATTCAAAGAGTAACCAAAGAATTCCAGATCACGGCCGTTATTTTTGATACGAATAAAAATTTAACTGCGACAGCTGTCAAAGATCGACCAGGTGTCAGGCTGATTGCCGGCAAAAATATTAGTAGCTATGATAATAGTGTTCAAAATCAACGATTGTTGATTTCTAAGCAAACCGCTCTGAAAAACTTTAAAAGTATAAAAGGCGCTCTGGGTGCTTCAATTCTAATTAACGGTCTTTCCTATACGGTTGTTGGTATTTATGCAAATAATAGCGAGTCGCCTTATGACACTAATTTAATTCTGCCGCAGGCAACCTATTTTCAAAGACAAGCCAACGATCAGGGCAATAGTGTCCAGATCACTTTTTCTAAGGGTAGCAAGATTTCCAAGAATACGGCCCGCTTGGTTACGCTCCTAAAAGAGAAAGGCAGCCATCGAATCAAAGGTGAGTATTCTTTTACCGACATGGGCGAACTCTTAAGCGGAATCGGCAAAGTTATTTCTGCTTTAACCTATTTTGTTAGTGCGATTGCCGGGATTTCATTATTTATTGCCGGTATTGGTGTTATGAACATGATGTATATCTCGGTTTCTGAAAGAACCCAGGAAATTGGTATTCGGCTAGCAGTAGGCGCCAGCCCAAGAGATATTATGAATCAATTTTTACTGGAAGCTGTGCTACTGACAACGTTTGGTGGCTTAATTGGTTTTGGGTTAGGCGCCGGGAGCGCCTGGTTATTTTCACTGCTCCTGCCTTTTAAAGCTGTCACAACTTTCGGATCTTTTGTTTTGGCTTTTAGTGTTTCCACGATTGTTGGTATAATCTTTGGTATTTTGCCAGCCAAACAAGCCGCTAATAAAAATTTAATTGATATTTTGAAATAA